The Populus alba chromosome 4, ASM523922v2, whole genome shotgun sequence genome contains a region encoding:
- the LOC118055099 gene encoding uncharacterized protein, which produces MAKPISSATTSLFQTLKRYLKKPWEITGPCASPEYKSALPMATEYRPECPATTKVKPVVPTSNPETVYDIKYFVRDQRRDRPPIQRTVLKKSDVVTLMKEKQSFDVTEFPIPYLTAKVEEDDNAYGGGYETGFK; this is translated from the coding sequence ATGGCGAAACCAATCTCTAGCGCTACCACATCACTCTTCCAGACCCTAAAACGATACCTCAAAAAGCCATGGGAAATAACCGGGCCATGTGCCAGCCCGGAATACAAATCCGCTTTACCCATGGCCACTGAGTACCGTCCCGAATGTCCTGCCACCACTAAAGTCAAGCCTGTGGTGCCCACTTCAAACCCAGAAACTGTCTACGACATCAAGTACTTTGTCCGTGATCAGCGCCGCGACAGGCCTCCCATTCAACGCACCGTCTTGAAGAAATCTGATGTGGTCACCTTGATGAAGGAGAAACAGAGCTTTGATGTCACTGAATTTCCTATCCCTTACTTGACTGCTAAAGTTGAAGAGGATGATAATGCGTATGGTGGAGGCTATGAAACAGGATTCAAGTAA